From the Lathyrus oleraceus cultivar Zhongwan6 chromosome 4, CAAS_Psat_ZW6_1.0, whole genome shotgun sequence genome, one window contains:
- the LOC127135521 gene encoding cyclin-A1-1: MEKIQKDINPSMRAILIDWLVEVAEEYRLVPDTLYLTVNYIDRYLSRNAMNRKQLQLLGVASIMIASKYEEICAPQVEEFCYITDNTYFKEEVLQMESTVLNFLKFEMTTPTIKCFLRRFVRAAQGIDEVPSLQLECLTNYTAELSLLEYSMLSYTPSLITTSSIFLAKFMLFPSTKPWNSTLQHYTQYQTSDLCACEKDLHHLCCNSPNSNLPTIKEKYNQHKYKYMAKKYCPSSIPQEFFHN; this comes from the coding sequence ATGGAGAAAATTCAGAAGGATATAAATCCCAGCATGCGTGCTATATTGATTGATTGGCTAGTGGAGGTGGCTGAAGAATATAGACTTGTACCAGATACATTGTATTTGACAGTAAACTACATAGATCGGTATCTCTCTAGGAATGCGATGAATAGGAAACAATTACAATTACTTGGAGTTGCTTCTATAATGATTGCCTCTAAATATGAGGAGATTTGTGCACCTCAGGTGGAGGAGTTTTGTTATATAACGGATAACACATACTTCAAGGAAGAGGTTTTGCAGATGGAATCTACTGTCTTGAATTTTTTGAAATTCGAAATGACTACCCCAACAATTAAATGCTTCCTAAGAAGATTTGTACGTGCAGCTCAGGGAATTGATGAGGTCCCTTCACTACAACTAGAGTGTTTGACAAACTACACTGCCGAATTATCCCTTTTGGAGTATAGTATGCTTTCTTACACTCCATCACTTATaacaacttcttcaattttccTGGCAAAATTTATGCTATTCCCTTCTACGAAACCATGGAATTCAACATTGCAGCATTACACTCAATACCAAACATCTGATTTGTGTGCTTGTGAAAAAGATCTCCATCATCTTTGTTGTAACAGCCCTAATTCTAATTTGCCTACAATTAAGGAGAAATACAATCAGCACAAGTACAAGTATATGGCCAAGAAGTATTGTCCTTCATCAATACCCCAAGAGTTTTTCCATAATTGA